CAACGGATGATGAAAGGGGAAGATGAGTTTCCTAAAGAACAGCGCAAACTCAACGTGATGGCGGGAGTCGCTCAGTTTCCCGTGCGGATCAAATGTGCTAATCTCACCTGGCATACCCTCAAAGCCGCCTTGGAATCAACCAACGAGCAAGTGCCTGAAGGATTTATCAGTAACGAAAACGAGTAATCAATCTCACTATTTGATTTCATAATGCCAACTACAACTGATTTTCTCAATGCTTCTGGGTGGGTAGGAATAACCACCCTAGCTTTAGCGGCGATAACCGTTCTGGGTTTTCTGCTTAAATGGGGAATTAGATTTCGCCTCGTCGGGATCACTGGCTTTTTAGGCGTACTTACAGGCGGATTGTTTGCCCTTGGTTTAGTCCCATTTACTCGCACGGTTATCCCAGGCGCAGTCCGTTACTCTTTAGTATTCGATAACGGCGGGACGCAAACCGTGATTGCCGTTCCGCCTACCATTGATAGCCAAGCGCTAGAAGCAACAATGCAGCAAGCCGCCAGCGATTTATTCTCCTACGGTCGCTTAGGCAGACAGGACGATAAACTGACGATTAGAGTCAGGACAAATCTGCATCCAGAACCAGGAGTTACCAAACCCCTCTACTTGGGACAAATCGAGCGATCGCTCTCCAGCCGCACTGACAATGCAATGGAAATCAAGCTGAATCCCGAAAGCATAGCGCAATTACCAGGGAGCAGGGGAGAAGAGGGCTGAGGGAACAGAGTAATGGGTAGTTATAAAGTCAAAAGTCAAAAGCTAAAAGTCAAAATCTAGCAACTACCAATTACCAATTACCAATTACCACTCGCTTATACTATATATTCAACCACCAAATACTAGATAAAATGCTTTGTCTGTCCGTAGCCCCAGCACAGGTAATCCGCGCTCCGCAAGCCTTAGAAGCAGCTGGAAGCGCGATCGCGCGTTTAGGTCATCGTCCTCTGATTGTAGGAGGCGATCGCTCTCTTGTTGCCGTCCAATCTCGCTTAAAGTCTGTATTGGAAGCGCAAAAATTGAAATTTACCCAAGCAAGCTACGGTAGAGATTGCAGCGAGGCGAGTTTAGCGGCGTTAAAACAAGCGGTAGCAGCACACCAAGCCGATCTGATTATTGGTGTTGGTGGTGGTAAAGCCTTAGATGCGGCGAAATTATTGGCGTATCAGTGCGAGTTGCCTGTCGTCACGATTCCGACTTCGGCGGCTACTTGTGCGGCTTGGACGGCTCTTTCTAACGTCTACTCGGAAGACGGAGCATTTTTGTATGATGTCAGCCTGCCCAATTGCCCTAATTTACTCATCCTAGATTACGATTTGGTGCAAACTGCTCCCAGACATACTTTAGTCGCTGGCATTGGAGATGCGATCGCCAAATGGTACGAAGCCTCTGTGAGTAGCGGACACTCAGAGCAAACTTTAATTATTGCTGCCGTGCAACAAGCTAGGGTACTGCGCGATATTTTATTTCAAAAATCCGCCACTGCTTTACAAGCACCAGGTAGTGAAGTTTGGCGGGAAGTAGTCGATGCTACAGTTTTACTCGCAGGAGTTATTGGTGGTTTAGGGGGCGCGCAATGCCGTACTGTAGCTGCTCACGCCGTCCACAATGGTTTAACTCACCTGCCGATTCACAGCAGCATTCACGGCGAAAAAGTTAGCTACGGCATCTTAGTCCAGTTGCGGTTAGAGGAAATGGTACAGGGCAATCAACTGGCAGCTACCGCACGACAACAGTTACTTAAGTTTTATACCGAAATTGGACTACCCCAAACTCTTGCAGACTTGGGACTGGAAAATATTACGATTACCCAACTCAAACAAGCGGCAGAAATCGCTTTAAATCCCAAATCTGACATTCATCGGCTACCCTTTAAAGTTGTTACAGAACAATTGATGGCGGCGATGGTTTCTACTACGGCTCCGGCTAACAGTAATCCCATCAACCCCATCACTACAAATCTCGTCAACGAAGAGGTAGCTCAATGAGCTTGGATTGGATTAGTCCGGCGGATCGCGTCCGGGCGCTACCACAGTATGTATTTGCTCGATTAGATGAATTAAAAGCGAAAGCCAGAGAACAAGGGATCGATTTAATTGATTTGGGGATGGGAAACCCCGACGGCACAGCACCTCAGCCCGTAATCGATGCGGCGATCGCCGCATTAAAAAACCCCGCCAACCACGGTTATCCCCCGTTTGAAGGTACGGCAAGTTTTCGACGGGCAATTACAAATTGGTATCATCGCCGCTATGGTGTGAATCTCGATCCTGATAGCGAAGCGTTACCGCTACTCGGTTCTAAAGAAGGATTGGGACACTTAGCGATCGCCTATATTAACCCTGGCGATGTCGTACTAGTCCCCTCACCCTCTTATCCCGTCCATTTTCGCGGTCCCATTATTGCAGGCGGAGAGATTTATAGCCTCATCCTCAAACCAGAAAATGATTGGCTGATCGATCTAGCAGCAATTCCCGATGCAGTAGCCGAAAAAGCCAAAATTCTCTACTTCAACTATCCCAGCAATCCCACCGCCGCTACAGCTCCCCGCGAATTTTTTGAAGACATTGTTGCCTTTGCTCGTAAATACGAAATTTTATTAGTGCATGACTTATGTTATGCCGAATTAGCTTTTGATGGTTATCAACCTACCAGCTTATTAGAAATACCAGGTGCAAAAGATATCGGTGTAGAATTTCACACCATGTCAAAAACCTATAATATGGCAGGTTGGCGCGTGGGATTTGTGGTAGGAAATAGCCACATTATTCAAGGTTTGCGGACGTTAAAAACGAATTTAGATTATGGTATTTTTGCCGCATTGCAAACAGCCGCTGAAACAGCTTTACAACTCCCAGATGAATATTTACATCAAGTCCAAGAACGCTACTGTCGCCGCCGTGACTTTCTGATTCAAGGATTAGCAGAATTAGGTTGGAACATCCCAAAAACCAAAGCAACGATGTATTTGTGGATTCCTTGCCCACCTGGGATGGGTTCTACAGACTTTGCTTTATCTGTATTGCAGCAAACTGGCGTTGTCGTCACACCAGGAAATGCTTTTGGCGTAGGCGGAGAAGGATACGTGCGGATTAGTTTAATTTTAGAATGCGATCGCTTGGGCGAAGCCTTACGCAGGTTTAAGCAAGCAGGTATTAGATATTCAGCGACAGAATGTTTACCCTCGTTGTCTTGACTTCTGGACTTGAGCTTTATCTTGCCATTTTTCTAATAAAGCAGTTAGTCCTTCGCTACTTTCTCGCATCTTTTGTTCGGCTATGCTGGCAAGCTTTAATATTTCTCTAAGTTAGTTTTCATCTAGTAGACGAAACGGAAGGTTTTGCTCCGACATGACGATTCCTTTGCTTGGCTAATGAAAAAATTTGTAAAAACTATTATTTTAATACTTATTACTCTGCATGTAGCATGGTCGGTTTATGAATACTTTTGGTACAGTAGTCTTATTCCTGCAAAAATTGGGATAGCCTACCCCATAAATATTAGCGGTCAGAGCGATTTGCGAGAGGGTTGTGGCACAGCTATATTTGGCATAACAAATGCAACTGCGGATGCCATTTCCCGTCAAGGAATTGATTTTTTTAGCGACGCTATCTATTCCAGAAGAAGCAAAGATCTCTACTACACCTATAGAGCGTGGAAAGAAACACCAGTTCCCAAGACATGGACTAGTGAAGGCGCTTGGCCAGGGTTGGGCTGTTCGAGTGTAAGTCGCTCGCTGTTACGTCAAATCCTTCTCGCTGCTTCTAAAAAAGGAAGTTACTACTCCACTAAAGATGAAGCATGGATTATTGTTATTCCAAGCCTTAAATTGGTGGTATTTTCTTATTTTGGCTAGTCCCACTAATCCAAATGCTATGTTTATAAAATCTATTATGAGTAGAGATGATTTTCAACAAAATTCAATTTTTGTCAAAAAATAAGGTGGGCAATACCCACCTTATTATCTAATTTTTGCTTGAAAGGTTTTTATCAAGAATAAGCCCAAATAAAAAATAATAAAAAGCCAAAAAATAGACCCGTGCAGCTAAATAAAATTAAAGCAGTAATTTCTTCTAATTCTTTTTCAAACGTCATAATTATTTTTCAGAGATTTGCTATCGTCTTCACTGGCACAGAGCCAAATATAGAATAATTGATTTTTCTCAGGTTTCAGACTGGAAGAATTACCGAAGTTCGTATGAAAGATTAGTGATTAAAAGCTGTTGTTGTGTAAAAAGTTTAAATTGGTAGCTAAATTAATAAGAAGAGGTAAAGCGATCGCACCGTTGCTGATGCAAATAAATCTATGGAAATTCTCAATTGACTTTAGCAACGAATAGATCTCTAAATATGTAAAGAAGTCTAAAGAATTTTAATTTTTCTATTAAATTTCACACATTTGTTCTCGGTTTGTTCAAAATCGTATTATGAGCAGCAACTCAAATTCGTTACGAGTTTGAGATAAGCCGATTGAAAGAGATTGCCTATATATCTTTAACAAAAGACTTTTAACAAATCCCGATAAAAAAGGGAGGAGGGACACTATGGCTAAGATTGCCCAGGAAGTCGTTCAGAAGTCTGGTGTGAATGTAGAAGAGTTGGTACAGAAGCTCGTCCGTGCCGCGTCTGCTGAATTTACAACTTACTACTACTACACAATTCTGCGGGTTAATGCCATTGGTTTTGAAGGAGAAGGACTCAAAGAAATCATCGAGGATGCAAGATTAGAAGACCGCAATCACTTTGAGGCTTTAGTACCGCGAATCTATGAATTAGGCGGACAGTTACCAAGGGATATTCGAGACTTTTCTAACGAAGCCGCTTGTCCAGATGCTTACTTGCCTGAATGGAATCGTGGTAATGGCAAATCCACGCCACGAGTTGGCTTTACCAGCGGCGGAAGCGAGGAATCAAAAGAAGCAGTCTCAGAAGTACAGCAGGCAATGCAACAAGGTGATATTAGACCAATGCTTCAGGTTTTGGTAGAGGCAGAACGGTGTGCTATTCGCGTTTACACTGAGATTTGCAACATGACCTTTGGCAAAGACCACCGCACCTATGAGCTGTCCTTGGCTATTCTCAACGAGGAAATCGAACACGAAGCTTGGTTCTCCGAGTTTTTAGGTGAAGGTCCTTCCGGTCACATCCGTAGAGGCGCACCAGGAGAATCGCCCTACACTTCGCGCTTTTTAGTCGCACCATCCAACGGTCACAAACTGTAGAGAGTAGAGACGCGCCACGGCGCGTCTCTACTGCAAAATCTTGCTATGACTGAATTTATCAAAGTTACTAAACTCAGTGCTGTGTCTCCAGGCACGATGCAGGTTGTGGAAGTTGGAGATATACGCTTGCTGTTAGTGAATTTAGATGGAGAGATCTACGCTCTAGCCACCCAATGTCCTCATCAAGATGGTCCTCTGGAGCAAGGAACGCTGTGGGGAGACAAGATCGAATGTCCTTGGCATCATTACCTCTACGATGTCAGAACTGGAGCCAATGTTTATCCCCGCAACGTTTATCCATCTGACTTGACTGAACTAGAGCGAGATTTACAGCCTGTACGCTGTTATCCAAGTCGCGCGATCGGGGATGAGATTTTTGTAAGTATAGAAGGAGACTCCCGATGAATTTTGGATCGATGCGATCGCCTTTTGGTTGGGATACGAACCGCGATAGTATGGATGCCGCAGCACTCGTTAGTCGCTACAACCAGGGAGAGCGAGATTTTCGCGAAGTGCATTTGAGCGGCGTGAACTTGTGGAAAGTGAATTTGAGCGAAGCAGATTTTAGTGGTGCAGATCTAGTAGGAGTTGACTTCAGCGAAGCAAACTTAGCTGGAGTTAACTTGAGTGGAGCAAATCTGACTGGAACAAATTTGCGTCATGCCAACTTGACCGATGCCAAATTGATTTTAGCAACGCTGCGGGGAGCCAATTTAGAACGGGTGGAGCTAATTAAGGCAAACCTCTCCCAAGCAGATTTAAGTTGGGCAAACTTAAGCCAAGCTAACCTGAGCGGCGCAAATTTAACCGGAGCGAATTTAGTCGATGCCAAAATGGAAGGGTTAATTTTGCGGGGAGCTAACCTAAAACGAGCAAAACTAAAATCTCAACTGCAAGATGAGCGAATAGATTTAGCTTGGGCAATCATGCCAGATGGATTAATTCACGGTTGAATTGAGCAAGAGCGATCGCATATGTACGACAGCTTGTCTTTTGACTGAAGCAAAAGTTTTACCTAGAGTAATGAGTTGCAGTCAAAAACATGTACTTTCAGATCTCTGGCAATTAGACAGCATGTTTAAGCGATCGCTCCTCGTACTCGCTACCGTTG
This window of the Chroococcidiopsis thermalis PCC 7203 genome carries:
- a CDS encoding aspartate aminotransferase yields the protein MSLDWISPADRVRALPQYVFARLDELKAKAREQGIDLIDLGMGNPDGTAPQPVIDAAIAALKNPANHGYPPFEGTASFRRAITNWYHRRYGVNLDPDSEALPLLGSKEGLGHLAIAYINPGDVVLVPSPSYPVHFRGPIIAGGEIYSLILKPENDWLIDLAAIPDAVAEKAKILYFNYPSNPTAATAPREFFEDIVAFARKYEILLVHDLCYAELAFDGYQPTSLLEIPGAKDIGVEFHTMSKTYNMAGWRVGFVVGNSHIIQGLRTLKTNLDYGIFAALQTAAETALQLPDEYLHQVQERYCRRRDFLIQGLAELGWNIPKTKATMYLWIPCPPGMGSTDFALSVLQQTGVVVTPGNAFGVGGEGYVRISLILECDRLGEALRRFKQAGIRYSATECLPSLS
- a CDS encoding Dps family protein, encoding MAKIAQEVVQKSGVNVEELVQKLVRAASAEFTTYYYYTILRVNAIGFEGEGLKEIIEDARLEDRNHFEALVPRIYELGGQLPRDIRDFSNEAACPDAYLPEWNRGNGKSTPRVGFTSGGSEESKEAVSEVQQAMQQGDIRPMLQVLVEAERCAIRVYTEICNMTFGKDHRTYELSLAILNEEIEHEAWFSEFLGEGPSGHIRRGAPGESPYTSRFLVAPSNGHKL
- a CDS encoding iron-containing alcohol dehydrogenase family protein, which produces MLCLSVAPAQVIRAPQALEAAGSAIARLGHRPLIVGGDRSLVAVQSRLKSVLEAQKLKFTQASYGRDCSEASLAALKQAVAAHQADLIIGVGGGKALDAAKLLAYQCELPVVTIPTSAATCAAWTALSNVYSEDGAFLYDVSLPNCPNLLILDYDLVQTAPRHTLVAGIGDAIAKWYEASVSSGHSEQTLIIAAVQQARVLRDILFQKSATALQAPGSEVWREVVDATVLLAGVIGGLGGAQCRTVAAHAVHNGLTHLPIHSSIHGEKVSYGILVQLRLEEMVQGNQLAATARQQLLKFYTEIGLPQTLADLGLENITITQLKQAAEIALNPKSDIHRLPFKVVTEQLMAAMVSTTAPANSNPINPITTNLVNEEVAQ
- a CDS encoding Rieske (2Fe-2S) protein, with translation MTEFIKVTKLSAVSPGTMQVVEVGDIRLLLVNLDGEIYALATQCPHQDGPLEQGTLWGDKIECPWHHYLYDVRTGANVYPRNVYPSDLTELERDLQPVRCYPSRAIGDEIFVSIEGDSR
- a CDS encoding pentapeptide repeat-containing protein; translated protein: MNFGSMRSPFGWDTNRDSMDAAALVSRYNQGERDFREVHLSGVNLWKVNLSEADFSGADLVGVDFSEANLAGVNLSGANLTGTNLRHANLTDAKLILATLRGANLERVELIKANLSQADLSWANLSQANLSGANLTGANLVDAKMEGLILRGANLKRAKLKSQLQDERIDLAWAIMPDGLIHG
- a CDS encoding Ycf51 family protein, with protein sequence MPTTTDFLNASGWVGITTLALAAITVLGFLLKWGIRFRLVGITGFLGVLTGGLFALGLVPFTRTVIPGAVRYSLVFDNGGTQTVIAVPPTIDSQALEATMQQAASDLFSYGRLGRQDDKLTIRVRTNLHPEPGVTKPLYLGQIERSLSSRTDNAMEIKLNPESIAQLPGSRGEEG